In one Corallococcus sp. EGB genomic region, the following are encoded:
- a CDS encoding chalcone isomerase family protein yields the protein MRTVAITDVGKRGKGRAMMGTAWKTGARGVALGMLLLVGAAAHAEQAGGVDMPDSLQVEGKTLALTHMELKKKLFFNVYVWSLYMEEEPSSFKEAVSSNSLKRLHFRFLRTITRDQLVGSFREGLRQNPAMRQDALSQSLEKLLSSLHDVRKGDDLVLTYLPGSGLHVSGGASGGVYIPGKSFADALFSSWLDTHPIFPK from the coding sequence ATGCGCACCGTTGCGATCACCGACGTCGGAAAGAGGGGGAAGGGGAGGGCGATGATGGGGACGGCGTGGAAGACGGGGGCGCGAGGGGTCGCGCTGGGGATGCTCCTGCTGGTGGGCGCTGCCGCCCACGCGGAGCAGGCGGGCGGGGTGGACATGCCGGATTCCCTCCAGGTGGAGGGCAAGACGCTGGCGCTCACCCACATGGAGCTGAAGAAGAAGCTCTTCTTCAATGTCTACGTGTGGAGCCTCTACATGGAAGAGGAACCGTCCTCCTTCAAGGAGGCCGTGTCGTCCAACAGCCTGAAACGACTGCACTTCCGCTTCCTGCGCACCATCACCCGCGACCAGCTGGTGGGCAGCTTCCGCGAAGGCCTGCGCCAGAACCCGGCCATGCGCCAGGACGCCCTCAGCCAGTCCCTGGAGAAGCTCCTGTCGTCCCTGCATGACGTCCGCAAGGGCGATGACCTCGTCCTCACCTACCTGCCTGGCTCCGGCCTCCACGTCTCGGGCGGCGCGTCCGGCGGCGTCTACATCCCGGGCAAGTCCTTCGCCGACGCCCTCTTCAGCTCCTGGCTGGACACCCACCCCATCTTCCCCAAGTAG
- a CDS encoding lysylphosphatidylglycerol synthase domain-containing protein, with protein MSNVHHEGALAGLGTAVGEGLGKTPCVWRRRLLTVLKPLFALGGLGMLATLVHKAGAGELKTTLAQALPLLPWVVLIELGRQTCDATATRLSYGARAGQVPLSVLVRAQLIGTAVSSMAPAGRAAAEATKATLLTPYTGGACATAAAATSQSASLGAGGLISFPCALAAYVMTGWSAFTVAMLVHGCVLLLASLGVRAGLRAKRLGAWMRRRCGKWGTHAETFQASVCAGGLCPWRPMLAFLSSRALQVMQYAVLAHAVGIDATVVQALFTQGLYLVALAMGSLVPGQVGVTDGMFSLAAGAMGTTAAKAMSIALLAHTVQAVFVLVGALTPLVWRARAKVTTATPVGPPVLPAPVYR; from the coding sequence GTGAGCAACGTGCACCACGAAGGGGCCCTGGCCGGGCTGGGAACCGCCGTTGGGGAGGGGCTTGGCAAGACACCGTGCGTCTGGAGACGCAGGCTGCTCACGGTGCTCAAACCCCTCTTCGCGCTGGGGGGCCTGGGGATGCTGGCGACCCTGGTGCACAAGGCTGGCGCGGGTGAGCTGAAGACGACGCTCGCCCAGGCGCTGCCGCTGCTCCCCTGGGTGGTGCTCATCGAACTGGGACGGCAGACATGCGACGCCACGGCGACGCGGCTGTCCTACGGCGCGCGAGCAGGGCAGGTACCGTTGTCGGTGCTGGTGCGAGCGCAGTTGATTGGAACCGCGGTGTCGAGCATGGCGCCCGCGGGCCGTGCGGCGGCGGAGGCGACGAAGGCCACGCTGCTGACGCCGTACACGGGAGGCGCATGCGCGACGGCGGCGGCGGCCACGTCGCAGTCCGCGTCATTGGGTGCGGGAGGGCTCATCTCCTTCCCATGCGCGCTGGCGGCGTACGTGATGACGGGGTGGAGTGCGTTCACGGTGGCGATGCTGGTGCATGGCTGCGTGTTGCTGCTCGCGTCCTTGGGAGTGCGAGCGGGGCTGCGGGCGAAGCGGCTGGGCGCGTGGATGCGCAGGCGGTGCGGCAAGTGGGGCACGCACGCGGAGACCTTCCAGGCGTCGGTGTGTGCAGGAGGGCTGTGTCCCTGGCGGCCGATGCTGGCGTTCCTGAGCAGCCGCGCGTTGCAGGTGATGCAGTACGCGGTGCTGGCGCACGCGGTGGGCATCGACGCAACGGTGGTGCAGGCGCTGTTCACGCAGGGGCTCTACCTGGTGGCGCTGGCGATGGGCTCGCTGGTGCCCGGGCAGGTGGGCGTGACGGACGGGATGTTCTCGCTGGCGGCGGGGGCGATGGGGACGACTGCGGCGAAGGCGATGTCCATCGCGCTGCTCGCGCACACGGTGCAGGCGGTGTTCGTGCTGGTGGGGGCGCTCACGCCGCTGGTGTGGCGCGCCAGGGCGAAGGTGACGACCGCCACGCCGGTGGGGCCGCCCGTGCTGCCCGCGCCGGTGTACCGCTAG
- a CDS encoding OmpA family protein — MRTRLVLAALVALSTGCVSQGKFNEKALEAEGLTKNLTDEKAARAAAEAKVKELEEKQAALEQEKAALQTRLDASENRLTSAAAERRALEDKNAQLAALNDELGRNAKKLAQAKEELEKKSSEYENLAQSLKQEIADGKIELSEMKGRMTVQLKDKILFASGSARVGKEGQEALVKIADALKTVKGRIVRVEGHTDDVPTGGGQFPTNWELSLARAMAVVRSLQDSGVDPTMLSAAGYGQYQPLVPNDTPEHKSQNRRIEIVLAPGLGGR, encoded by the coding sequence ATGCGGACACGTCTGGTTCTGGCTGCCCTCGTTGCCCTCTCCACGGGCTGCGTCTCGCAGGGGAAGTTCAACGAGAAGGCCCTGGAGGCGGAAGGGCTGACGAAGAACCTCACGGATGAGAAGGCGGCCCGCGCGGCGGCCGAGGCGAAGGTGAAGGAGCTGGAGGAGAAGCAGGCCGCGCTGGAGCAGGAGAAGGCCGCGCTGCAGACGCGCCTGGACGCCTCCGAGAACCGCCTCACCTCCGCCGCGGCCGAGCGCCGCGCCCTGGAGGACAAGAACGCGCAGCTGGCCGCGCTCAACGATGAGCTGGGGCGCAACGCCAAGAAGCTCGCGCAGGCGAAGGAGGAGCTGGAGAAGAAGAGCTCCGAGTACGAGAACCTGGCCCAGTCCCTCAAGCAGGAGATCGCCGACGGCAAGATTGAATTGTCGGAGATGAAGGGCCGGATGACCGTGCAGCTCAAGGACAAGATCCTCTTCGCGTCAGGCTCCGCGCGCGTGGGCAAGGAAGGGCAGGAGGCGCTGGTCAAGATCGCGGACGCGCTGAAGACGGTGAAGGGCCGCATCGTGCGCGTGGAGGGCCACACGGACGACGTGCCCACCGGCGGCGGACAGTTCCCCACCAACTGGGAGCTGAGCCTGGCGCGCGCGATGGCGGTGGTGCGCTCGCTGCAGGACTCTGGCGTGGATCCGACCATGCTGTCCGCGGCGGGTTATGGGCAATACCAGCCGCTCGTCCCCAACGACACGCCCGAGCACAAGAGCCAGAACCGGCGCATCGAAATCGTCCTCGCGCCGGGCCTCGGAGGGCGCTAG
- a CDS encoding transposase — protein MARSKRPRVRLLRPKRTQVLAARTYEQLVDRGHPVRAVWAAVEALDMSDFERAIRARAHHAGRAAVDPRLLLALWVYGQMEGLSSAHAIAARLRTDVAYWWLCGGVSVSAHTLSSFMTRSGPAFRALLGKLLDDLYSRGAVLRPRRLAQDGTRVRASAGAASFHRKATLQRRATAAAAAGRCRQGASAKARAACKRAQADLQARAALALAALPAAARRKKRAKGGAHGEPRASLTDPQAQVMRMPDGGFRPAYNAQAVSDVESRLALAGRVTDEGADAAQLLPMVHWVARVLGLKPEAWLVDGAYRNLKAFSALESQGIRVFSPLPARKNLPPPEGRSRGRRGDLTHAWRARMQTPAGKRTYAQRAPTAELLNAQVKERQGLRRLHVRGRKRAEAAWLLALVAHNLLLAIAQGWLDESEGAFLLTP, from the coding sequence ATGGCGAGGAGCAAACGGCCTCGAGTGCGTTTGCTCCGGCCAAAACGGACGCAGGTGCTGGCGGCTCGGACCTACGAGCAGTTGGTTGACCGAGGTCATCCAGTGCGCGCTGTCTGGGCGGCTGTCGAAGCGCTGGACATGTCGGACTTCGAGCGCGCCATCCGTGCGCGCGCGCATCACGCGGGTCGTGCGGCGGTGGACCCGCGGTTGTTGCTGGCGCTGTGGGTGTATGGGCAGATGGAGGGCCTCTCCAGCGCTCACGCCATTGCAGCCAGGCTGCGTACGGACGTTGCGTACTGGTGGTTGTGCGGCGGCGTCAGTGTGTCGGCGCATACGTTGTCCTCCTTCATGACACGCTCAGGCCCTGCCTTCCGGGCGTTGCTGGGCAAGCTGCTGGATGACCTGTACAGCCGCGGTGCCGTGCTCCGGCCACGACGACTCGCGCAGGACGGCACGCGTGTACGTGCTTCAGCAGGGGCTGCCTCATTTCACCGAAAGGCCACTCTGCAGAGGCGGGCAACCGCGGCGGCTGCCGCCGGCCGGTGCCGACAGGGCGCGAGCGCCAAGGCACGTGCAGCATGCAAGCGCGCTCAGGCCGATTTACAGGCCCGGGCGGCGCTCGCACTCGCTGCATTGCCGGCGGCAGCACGCCGTAAGAAACGTGCGAAGGGGGGCGCTCATGGCGAGCCCCGAGCCTCTCTCACCGACCCACAGGCCCAGGTGATGCGCATGCCAGACGGCGGCTTCCGTCCCGCCTACAACGCGCAGGCCGTCTCGGACGTCGAGAGCCGGTTGGCATTGGCTGGTCGTGTCACCGATGAGGGGGCGGACGCTGCGCAGCTGCTCCCCATGGTGCACTGGGTGGCCCGCGTCCTGGGACTCAAGCCCGAAGCCTGGCTGGTGGACGGGGCCTATCGGAATCTCAAGGCCTTCTCCGCGCTTGAGTCGCAGGGCATTCGTGTCTTTTCTCCCTTACCGGCGCGCAAGAACCTGCCTCCTCCGGAGGGGCGGAGCAGGGGCCGACGAGGCGACCTCACCCATGCGTGGCGTGCGCGGATGCAGACACCCGCCGGCAAGCGCACCTACGCCCAGCGCGCACCGACGGCGGAGTTGCTCAATGCGCAGGTCAAGGAGCGCCAAGGACTGCGCAGGCTTCACGTACGAGGTCGCAAGCGAGCCGAAGCCGCGTGGTTGCTCGCACTCGTCGCCCACAACCTCCTGCTCGCCATCGCGCAAGGGTGGCTCGACGAGTCGGAAGGGGCATTTCTTCTCACCCCCTGA
- the gcvA gene encoding transcriptional regulator GcvA encodes MSAPEHLNTLRAFEASARHESFSGAAAELHVTPAAAGQLVRSLEEALGARLFHRGTSGRKRLVLTEAAQRALPDIRAGFERLSVGVARLKEGPSTGVLTVTVSPAFAAKWLLPRLERFQAAWPELDVRLDASTELLDFAAREVDIGVRYGAGSWPGLAAEKLLEEEVYPVCSPALLRQGRRPRRPSDLRGLRLIHDRSVDARLGFATWDAWLEKAGAKDVESQRGLRINNSASVLQAAIDGQGVALARSIMAHDDLAAGRRVRLFPEVEFPSALANYVVYRPECATLPNWWRFGTGSFARRPSAGPRRPGPSGTPARAARAAPPAWRSSPSPWRATPAA; translated from the coding sequence ATGAGTGCACCCGAACACCTCAATACCTTGCGTGCCTTTGAAGCGAGCGCCAGGCACGAGAGCTTCTCCGGCGCGGCCGCCGAGCTTCATGTGACCCCGGCGGCGGCCGGACAGCTCGTGCGAAGCCTCGAGGAGGCGCTCGGCGCGCGGCTGTTCCACCGGGGTACGAGCGGACGGAAGCGGCTCGTCCTCACCGAAGCGGCCCAGCGGGCGTTGCCGGACATCCGCGCGGGGTTCGAGCGGCTGAGCGTCGGCGTCGCGCGGCTGAAGGAGGGCCCGTCGACCGGTGTACTGACCGTGACGGTCAGCCCCGCCTTCGCGGCCAAGTGGCTCCTGCCACGCCTCGAGCGGTTCCAGGCCGCCTGGCCAGAGTTGGACGTGCGGCTCGACGCGTCCACCGAGCTGCTCGACTTCGCCGCGCGCGAGGTGGATATCGGCGTGCGCTACGGAGCGGGGAGCTGGCCCGGGCTGGCCGCGGAGAAACTCCTCGAAGAGGAGGTCTATCCCGTCTGCTCTCCGGCGCTCCTCCGGCAGGGCCGCCGTCCGCGTCGGCCGTCGGACCTGCGCGGCCTACGGCTCATCCACGACCGGTCCGTGGATGCGCGCCTGGGCTTCGCCACGTGGGATGCCTGGCTCGAAAAGGCGGGCGCGAAGGACGTCGAGTCGCAGCGGGGCCTGCGGATCAACAACTCCGCGTCGGTGCTGCAGGCGGCCATCGACGGACAGGGCGTGGCGCTGGCCCGCAGCATCATGGCGCATGACGACCTCGCGGCCGGACGGCGGGTGCGCCTGTTCCCGGAGGTCGAGTTCCCCTCCGCGCTCGCCAACTACGTCGTCTACAGGCCCGAGTGCGCCACGCTCCCGAACTGGTGGCGTTTCGGGACTGGCTCGTTCGCGAGGCGTCCGAGCGCCGGGCCCCGGCGACCAGGACCTAGCGGTACACCGGCGCGGGCAGCACGGGCGGCCCCACCGGCGTGGCGGTCGTCACCTTCGCCCTGGCGCGCCACACCAGCGGCGTGA
- a CDS encoding homocysteine S-methyltransferase family protein yields MDELVNHAPFLRVLHGAPRLLTEGSVVERLRRHPAGLLDPHVANAGLLFRPEGREALASIYRDYRDIGLRHGLPTLLLTPTWRANAERLARAGLAGRDVFGEAVGLLAGLREEVGSRGEGIFIGGLVGCRGDAYRPEEALPSDAAVAFHAPHVEALANAGVDFLVAQALPALSEAEGLALAMARTKTPFLLSFVLRPTGTLLDGTPLAEAVGRIDALPGARPTAYMVNCVHPSVFREGLSRQLAASPVLGARVMGLQANTSRLSPEELDGRAELDSETPEAFAREMARVHAELGTRVLGGCCGTDERHIAALARALTEGVPGTRQP; encoded by the coding sequence ATGGATGAGCTGGTGAACCACGCACCGTTCCTTCGCGTCCTGCACGGGGCCCCGCGGCTGCTCACCGAGGGTTCCGTGGTCGAGCGCCTGCGCCGCCACCCCGCGGGGCTGCTGGATCCGCACGTGGCCAACGCAGGACTCCTCTTCCGTCCGGAGGGACGCGAGGCGCTCGCCAGCATCTATCGCGACTACCGCGACATCGGCCTGCGCCATGGCCTGCCCACGCTTCTTCTCACCCCCACCTGGCGCGCGAACGCGGAGCGGCTCGCGCGCGCGGGGCTCGCCGGCCGCGACGTTTTCGGCGAAGCGGTAGGGCTGCTCGCGGGCCTGCGAGAGGAAGTGGGCAGCCGGGGAGAGGGCATCTTCATCGGCGGGCTCGTCGGGTGTCGCGGAGATGCCTACCGGCCCGAGGAGGCCCTCCCAAGTGATGCAGCCGTGGCCTTCCATGCGCCCCACGTGGAGGCGCTCGCGAACGCCGGGGTGGACTTCCTCGTGGCCCAGGCGCTGCCGGCCCTCTCGGAGGCCGAGGGCCTCGCCCTGGCGATGGCGCGCACGAAGACGCCGTTCCTGTTGAGCTTCGTCCTCCGTCCCACCGGGACGCTGCTCGACGGAACCCCACTGGCCGAGGCCGTGGGGCGCATCGACGCCCTGCCCGGCGCACGTCCGACCGCGTACATGGTGAATTGCGTCCACCCCTCCGTCTTCCGCGAGGGCCTGTCGCGCCAACTGGCCGCCTCGCCCGTCCTCGGTGCGCGGGTGATGGGCCTACAGGCCAATACCTCCCGCCTCTCGCCCGAAGAGCTCGATGGACGCGCGGAGCTCGACAGCGAAACCCCGGAAGCGTTCGCGCGAGAGATGGCCCGAGTCCATGCGGAGCTCGGCACGCGCGTGCTCGGCGGGTGTTGTGGCACCGACGAGCGTCACATCGCCGCGCTCGCTCGAGCCCTGACAGAAGGAGTGCCAGGCACCCGGCAGCCGTGA
- a CDS encoding molybdopterin oxidoreductase family protein — MSASTPAQVHFRTCNLCEAMCGVRIEVADGRITSIKGDAEDPFSRGHICPKAVALRDLHEDPDRLRHPMKRTASGWERVSWEDAFRDIAQRLHALQKEHGPNAVGAYLGNPNVHNLGAMMFGPQLLRALRTRNRFSATSVDQLPHQLAAHLMFGHQLLVPIPDIDRTRYMLVLGANPLASNGSLMTTPDVRARLRAIQERGGKVVVIDPRRTETAAIADQHVFVRPGTDALALFSLLHVVLEGNAHRMGRLAAFVDGLDTVLPLVRDFPPERTASHTGIAPDVLRGIARDFLAADGAVCYGRVGVSTQPFGSLCQWLINVLNIVTGNLDREGGALFTLPAFDLIGGPRAFGVGPGSHGRWKSRVRGLPESSGELPVAALAEEILTPGEGRIRALFTLAGNPVLSTPNGTQLDAALGQLDFMVSVDPYLNETTRHAHYILPPASLLERGHYDLVFHVLAVRNTAKYSPPVFTAGPDARQDWEILLELQHRLETLRKGRSIRALLQYQALKRMGPERLLDLGLRMGPYGSRFHPLKKSGLSLAKLRASPHGIDLGPMKPSLPGRLRNRSKRIQLAPELFVADVARLRAAFPDDAAPREGELLLIGRRHLRDNNSWMHNVPGLVKGRPRCTLMVHPDDASRLGLTEGANATIRSRVGEVTVPVAVTPDVMPGVVSLPHGYGHQRPGIRQQVASAHAGASINDLTDDQALDVVSGNAAFSGTPVQVRPA; from the coding sequence ATGAGCGCTTCCACGCCGGCCCAGGTCCATTTCCGCACCTGCAATCTTTGCGAAGCGATGTGTGGCGTGCGCATCGAGGTGGCGGATGGGCGCATCACGTCCATCAAGGGGGACGCGGAGGACCCGTTCAGCCGGGGCCACATCTGCCCCAAGGCCGTGGCGCTGCGCGACCTGCACGAGGATCCGGACCGGCTCCGCCATCCCATGAAGCGCACCGCTTCCGGATGGGAGCGAGTGTCTTGGGAGGACGCCTTCCGCGACATCGCGCAGCGGCTCCATGCCCTCCAGAAGGAGCATGGACCCAACGCCGTGGGCGCGTACCTGGGCAATCCCAACGTGCACAACCTGGGCGCGATGATGTTCGGCCCCCAGCTCCTTCGCGCGCTACGCACGCGCAACCGGTTCTCCGCCACCTCTGTCGACCAGCTCCCCCACCAGCTCGCGGCCCACCTCATGTTCGGGCATCAGCTGTTGGTGCCCATCCCGGACATCGACCGCACGCGATACATGCTCGTCCTGGGCGCGAACCCGCTCGCGTCCAATGGCAGCCTGATGACCACGCCCGACGTGCGCGCCCGGCTGCGCGCCATCCAGGAGCGCGGTGGAAAGGTCGTCGTCATCGACCCTCGCCGCACCGAGACGGCTGCCATCGCCGACCAGCACGTGTTCGTCCGGCCCGGCACCGATGCGCTCGCCCTCTTCTCCCTGCTGCATGTCGTGCTGGAGGGCAACGCGCACCGCATGGGACGGCTCGCGGCATTCGTGGATGGGTTGGACACCGTGCTCCCGCTCGTCCGTGACTTCCCTCCGGAGCGCACGGCCTCGCACACGGGCATTGCACCGGACGTGCTTCGCGGCATCGCCCGGGACTTCCTCGCCGCGGACGGGGCTGTCTGCTACGGGCGCGTCGGCGTGTCCACGCAGCCGTTTGGCTCGCTCTGCCAATGGCTCATCAACGTCCTGAACATCGTCACCGGCAACCTGGACCGCGAGGGCGGCGCCCTCTTCACCCTTCCTGCCTTTGACCTCATCGGAGGGCCGCGTGCGTTCGGCGTCGGCCCTGGCAGCCATGGCCGCTGGAAGAGCCGGGTCCGGGGACTGCCGGAGTCCTCCGGGGAGCTTCCCGTCGCGGCGCTCGCTGAGGAGATCCTCACTCCGGGCGAGGGCCGCATCCGCGCGCTCTTCACCCTGGCCGGCAACCCCGTGCTGTCCACACCCAATGGCACGCAGCTGGACGCCGCGCTGGGACAGCTCGACTTCATGGTGAGCGTGGATCCGTACCTCAACGAGACCACCCGCCACGCGCACTACATCCTGCCTCCCGCGTCGCTGCTGGAGCGCGGACACTACGACCTCGTCTTCCACGTGCTCGCCGTGCGCAACACGGCGAAGTATTCGCCTCCGGTGTTCACCGCGGGTCCGGACGCGCGCCAGGACTGGGAGATCCTCCTGGAACTCCAGCACCGGCTGGAGACCCTGCGAAAGGGACGGAGCATTCGCGCGCTGCTCCAGTACCAGGCCCTCAAGCGGATGGGACCGGAGCGCCTCCTCGACCTGGGCCTTCGCATGGGGCCCTATGGCTCGCGCTTCCATCCGCTCAAGAAGTCCGGCCTCTCGCTCGCGAAGCTTCGCGCCTCGCCGCACGGCATCGACCTGGGACCGATGAAGCCCAGTCTGCCCGGCCGGCTCCGCAACCGCTCCAAGCGCATCCAGCTGGCACCGGAGCTGTTCGTCGCGGACGTGGCCCGGCTCCGCGCCGCGTTCCCGGACGACGCGGCACCTCGCGAGGGCGAGCTGCTACTCATCGGCAGGCGGCACCTGCGTGACAACAACTCGTGGATGCACAACGTGCCGGGGCTCGTGAAGGGCCGTCCTCGCTGCACGCTCATGGTCCACCCGGACGACGCTTCACGCCTGGGCCTCACCGAAGGCGCGAACGCCACCATCCGCTCACGGGTCGGCGAAGTCACCGTGCCCGTCGCGGTCACCCCCGATGTGATGCCCGGCGTCGTCAGCCTGCCGCACGGCTACGGCCACCAGCGCCCCGGCATCCGCCAACAGGTCGCCAGCGCGCACGCGGGCGCCAGCATCAACGACCTCACGGATGATCAGGCGCTGGACGTCGTCAGCGGCAACGCCGCCTTCAGCGGGACACCGGTCCAGGTGCGACCGGCCTGA
- a CDS encoding zinc-dependent alcohol dehydrogenase family protein: protein MKAVRFSAFGPPSDVVQVVEEPPAPLKPGEARLAVLATPINPSDLLTLSGEYGVLPKLPATPGNEGVGRVVEVSGSDAVSVGDRVFLPLGAGTWRTHLTASAAQLLPVPPGLDLLQASMLLINPPTAYLMLRQFVTLQPGEWVVQNAANSAVGRYLITLAQVMGVKTVNVVRRQELADELKAQGADAVLLDTDELPQQVRAATGGAKVRLGIDAVGGESSRRLGDCLSTGGMLVNYGAMSGKGPQLSAAASIFKDVTLRGFWLTRWLRDAPREEQNATLARLAELMAVGTLQAPVDGTYPLERIQDAVKRALEPGRNGKILLTPNPAA, encoded by the coding sequence ATGAAAGCAGTGCGCTTCTCGGCCTTCGGGCCGCCCTCCGACGTCGTCCAGGTGGTGGAGGAGCCCCCCGCGCCGCTGAAGCCCGGCGAGGCACGGCTGGCCGTGCTCGCGACGCCCATCAACCCCTCCGACCTGCTCACCCTCTCCGGCGAATACGGCGTGCTGCCCAAGCTGCCCGCCACGCCCGGCAACGAGGGCGTGGGCCGAGTGGTGGAGGTGTCCGGCTCCGACGCAGTGAGCGTGGGCGACCGGGTGTTCCTCCCGCTGGGCGCCGGCACCTGGCGCACCCACCTCACCGCGTCCGCCGCGCAGCTGTTGCCCGTTCCGCCGGGCCTGGACCTGCTCCAGGCGAGCATGCTGCTCATCAACCCGCCCACCGCCTACCTGATGCTGCGCCAGTTCGTGACGCTCCAGCCCGGAGAGTGGGTGGTGCAGAACGCCGCCAACTCCGCCGTGGGCCGCTACCTCATCACCCTGGCCCAGGTGATGGGCGTGAAGACCGTCAACGTCGTGCGCCGCCAGGAGCTGGCCGACGAGCTCAAGGCCCAGGGCGCGGACGCGGTGCTGCTGGACACGGACGAGCTGCCGCAGCAGGTGCGCGCGGCCACCGGCGGCGCGAAGGTGCGGCTGGGCATCGACGCGGTGGGCGGCGAGTCCTCGCGGCGCCTGGGCGACTGTCTTTCGACGGGCGGCATGCTGGTGAACTACGGCGCCATGAGCGGCAAGGGCCCCCAGCTGTCCGCGGCGGCCAGCATCTTCAAGGACGTCACCCTGCGCGGCTTCTGGCTGACGCGCTGGCTGCGCGACGCCCCGCGCGAGGAGCAGAACGCCACGCTCGCGCGCCTCGCGGAGCTGATGGCCGTGGGCACGCTCCAGGCGCCCGTGGACGGCACCTATCCGCTGGAGCGCATCCAGGACGCGGTGAAGCGCGCGCTGGAGCCGGGCCGCAACGGGAAGATCCTGCTCACCCCCAACCCCGCGGCGTGA